Proteins co-encoded in one Deltaproteobacteria bacterium genomic window:
- a CDS encoding amidohydrolase family protein, producing the protein MSGNGKTLVVDSDAHVVETENTWDYLEASEKKFRPQLFAPEDSTAQYWVLDGKVLGFRFRTLSEQQLDEVSAQAGRQMQTPKEARELRDVQLRVDHLDKLGIDVQILYNTLWIEQVTDRADVEIALCASWNRWMADVWKQGNGRLRWVAVVPAMTIGEALEQIRFARENGAVGVCLRPFEGDRHLVDPYFYPIFDEAQRLDMMMGIHIAIGSPKMATQFRPRYDSGGGLPVFRIPTVSTCFTVMMSEVPKVFPDLRWGFIESSAQWVPWVVNETIRRSGTAEYPTDPMKAFNIYVSAQTDDDFPYVLKYAGDDNIVIGTDYGHTDASSEVDAFTIFNGNDTISAEQRRKILSDNGRALYGV; encoded by the coding sequence AGCGTCCGAGAAGAAGTTCCGGCCGCAGCTCTTCGCCCCCGAGGACTCCACGGCACAGTACTGGGTGCTGGACGGGAAGGTGCTGGGCTTCCGTTTCCGCACCCTGAGCGAGCAGCAGCTCGACGAGGTCTCGGCCCAGGCCGGGCGGCAGATGCAGACGCCGAAGGAGGCGCGGGAGCTGCGCGACGTGCAACTCCGCGTCGACCACCTCGACAAGCTCGGCATCGACGTGCAGATCCTGTACAACACGCTGTGGATCGAGCAGGTCACGGACCGCGCCGACGTCGAGATCGCTTTGTGCGCGAGCTGGAACCGCTGGATGGCGGACGTGTGGAAGCAGGGTAACGGGCGGCTCCGGTGGGTGGCGGTGGTGCCGGCCATGACCATCGGCGAAGCGCTGGAGCAGATCCGCTTCGCCCGGGAGAACGGCGCCGTGGGCGTGTGCCTCCGTCCCTTCGAAGGTGACCGGCACCTGGTGGATCCATATTTCTACCCGATCTTCGACGAGGCCCAGCGCCTCGACATGATGATGGGCATCCATATCGCTATCGGGAGCCCCAAAATGGCGACGCAGTTCCGGCCGCGCTATGACAGTGGCGGCGGACTGCCGGTGTTCCGCATCCCCACGGTCTCCACCTGCTTCACGGTGATGATGAGTGAGGTGCCCAAGGTGTTTCCGGACCTGCGTTGGGGATTCATCGAGTCCTCCGCCCAATGGGTGCCGTGGGTGGTGAACGAGACCATCCGGAGGTCGGGGACGGCGGAGTATCCCACGGACCCCATGAAGGCGTTCAACATCTACGTGTCGGCCCAGACCGACGACGACTTCCCCTACGTCCTCAAGTACGCGGGCGACGACAACATCGTCATCGGCACCGACTACGGCCACACCGACGCCTCCAGCGAGGTGGACGCGTTCACGATTTTCAACGGCAACGATACCATTTCCGCGGAACAGAGGCGGAAGATCCTGAGCGACAACGGCCGGGCGCTATACGGGGTGTAG